The following are encoded in a window of Labrus bergylta chromosome 16, fLabBer1.1, whole genome shotgun sequence genomic DNA:
- the fbxl16 gene encoding F-box/LRR-repeat protein 16: MLNMSTPSELKSPCVTRNGMVKLPPSQPNGLGSASITKGTPAAKNRLCQSSSVPSILPPPSSSLLFQHHHLDGPGIPNSAASLLGSDLEPGKPIVGLKPSLRQLPPLTLPKPMLLERQLVLDEKLLNRLLWYFTTAEKCVLAQVCKTWRKVLYQPKFWESITPILHAKELYTLLPNGEKEFVSLQAFALRGFQSFCLVGVSDLDICEFIDNYPLSKKGVRSVSLKRSTITDAGLEVMLEQMQGLMHLELSGCNDFTEAGLWSSLNARLTSLSVSDCINVADDAIAAISQLLPNLSELSLQAYHVTDTAMAYFTAKQGYTTHTLRLHSCWEITNHGVVNMVHSLPNLTALSLSGCSKITDDGVELVAENLRKLRSLDLSWCPRITDMALEYIACDLHKLEELVLDRCVRITDTGLGYLSTMSSLRSLYLRWCCQVQDFGLQHLFGMRSLRLLSLAGCPLLTTTGLSGLIQLQELEELELTNCPGATAELFKYYSQHLPHCMVIE; this comes from the exons ATGTTGAACATGTCCACCCCTAGTGAGCTGAAGTCTCCCTGCGTGACTCGCAATGGTATGGTTAAGCTGCCTCCCAGCCAGCCCAATGGTCTGGGAAGTGCAAGTATAACCAAGGGGACACCAGCTGCCAAGAATCGCCTTTGCCAGTCCTCCTCCGTACCCTCCATCCTGCCCCCTCCATCATCATCTCTTCTATTTCAACACCACCACCTGGACGGCCCTGGAATTCCCAACTCAGCAGCCTCACTCTTGGGCTCTGATCTTGAGCCTGGAAAACCTATAGTGGGCTTGAAGCCATCCCTTCGTCAGCTTCCCCCTCTCACTCTACCTAAACCTATGCTGCTGGAGCGCCAGCTTGTCCTGGATGAGAAGCTGCTCAACCGATTGCTCTGGTATTTCACTACAGCTGAAAAATGTGTGTTGGCACAGGTATGCAAGACATGGCGCAAAGTGCTGTACCAGCCCAAGTTCTGGGAGAGCATTACACCCATCTTGCACGCCAAGGAGTTATATACTCTGTTGCCCAATGGGGAGAAGGAATTTGTTAGTCTGCAGGCCTTTGCCCTGCGTGGCTTCCAGTCCTTCTGCTTAGTGGGTGTGTCAGACTTGGACATTTGTGAATTCATCGACAATTACCCACTGTCCAAGAAAGGTGTTCGCTCGGTGAGCCTTAAGAGGTCTACCATCACAGATGCTGGTTTGGAG GTCATGTTGGAGCAGATGCAAGGCCTGATGCACCTTGAACTTTCAGGCTGCAACGACTTTACAGAGGCTGGCCTGTGGTCCAGTCTGAATGCCCGGCTAACTTCCCTCAGCGTCAGTGACTGCATTAATGTGGCAGATGACGCCATTGCTGCTATTTCTCAGCTCCTGCCCAACCTTTCAGAGTTGAGCCTTCAGGCCTACCATGTCACTGACACAGCCATGGCCTATTTCACAGCCAAACAG GGCTACACCACCCACACTCTGCGGCTTCACTCCTGCTGGGAGATCACCAACCACGGTGTGGTCAACATGGTACATAGCCTTCCCAACTTGACTGCCCTCAGCCTCTCTGGCTGTTCTAAGATCACTGACGATGGTGTGGAGCTGGTTGCTGAGAACCTGCGTAAGCTTCGCAGCCTGGACTTATCTTGGTGCCCTCGGATCACTGACATGGCCCTTGAGTACATTGCCTGTGACCTGCATAAATTGGAAGAACTAGTGCTGGACAG GTGTGTGCGCATCACAGACACTGGCTTAGGCTACTTGTCAACCATGTCATCATTACGGAGCCTCTATCTGCGCTGGTGTTGTCag GTGCAAGATTTTGGACTGCAACATTTGTTTGGAATGAGGAGTCTCCGTCTTCTGTCTCTTgcag GCTGCCCTCTGCTGACTACCACTGGTCTGTCAGGCCTCATTCAGCTGCAGGAGCTTGAGGAGCTGGAACTGACCAACTGCCCTGGAGCCACTGCTGAGCTCTTCAAATATTACTCCCAGCATCTGCCACACTGCATGGTCATTGAATAA